A single Antechinus flavipes isolate AdamAnt ecotype Samford, QLD, Australia chromosome 5, AdamAnt_v2, whole genome shotgun sequence DNA region contains:
- the LOC127538584 gene encoding anionic trypsin-like codes for MRFLLILSFIGAAELNLLSVSFSTFSTEAAFSNDDDKIVGGKTCQEASVPYQASLNVGYHFCGGSLINEQWVVSAAHCYQSRIQVRLGEHNIEANEGNEQFIDSEKVIRHPGYSYWTLDNDIMLIKLKTPAILNDHVNTISLPTACAPAGTECLISGWGNTLSSGVNYPDLLQCLNAPLLSDAECKASYPGEITSSMVCAGFLEGGKDSCQGDSGGPVACNGELQGIVSWGYGCAQKDRPGVYTKVCKFVDWIQETIAANS; via the exons AGCTCAATttgttgtctgtttctttttccactttttccaccGAAGCTGCTTTCTCCAATGATGATGACAAGATTGTTGGGGGCAAAACATGCCAGGAGGCATCTGTCCCTTACCAGGCATCCCTGAATGTTGGCTATCACTTCTGTGGTGGCTCTCTCATTAATGAACAGTGGGTGGTGTCTGCTGCTCACTGCTACCAATC TCGCATCCAAGTGAGACTGGGAGAACACAACATTGAAGCCAATGAAGGAAACGAACAGTTTATTGACTCAGAAAAGGTCATCCGCCATCCTGGCTACAGCTATTGGACCCTGGATAATGATATCATGCTGATCAAGTTGAAAACTCCCGCCATCCTGAATGATCATGTGAATACCATCTCCCTGCCCACAGCCTGTGCCCCTGCAGGCACTGAGTGCCTTATTTCTGGTTGGGGCAATACTCTGAGCTCTGGTG TCAACTACCCTGACCTGCTTCAGTGTTTGAATGCCCCTCTTCTGTCTGATGCTGAATGCAAGGCCTCTTACCCTGGAGAGATCACTAGCAGCATGGTCTGTGCCGGCTTCCTAGAGGGTGGCAAGGATTCCTGCCAG GGTGACTCAGGTGGCCCCGTGGCCTGTAATGGAGAGCTCCAGGGTATTGTCTCCTGGGGATATGGCTGTGCTCAGAAAGACAGGCCTGGGGTCTACACCAAGGTCTGCAAGTTTGTGGACTGGATCCAGGAAACTATTGCTGCCAATAGCTAA